Part of the Stackebrandtia endophytica genome is shown below.
GCTGCCCGACGACCTACAGAATCTGGCCGTTCCGGTGTTGGCGCACCGGGTCCTGCCGACCTCTGACGCCCAGTTGGCCCGCCGCACCACCGACGCGATCATCTCCGATATCGTTCGGCGCCTTCCGGTGCAGACCGACAGGAGGCGCTGATTCCGGATGGGAGAAGCATTCCGGGGCCTGACGATACGAGGCAAGGCGCTTCTCACCGTCGGGGTCACTCTCGCACTACTGGCATTGCTGCTGGGTGAGAAGGATCTGCTGCGGGTCGCGATCCTCATTGGAATTCTGCCGATACTGGCCGCGACGGTGCTGGCGCGCTCGCGCTACCAGATTGTCGCCAGCAGAACCCTCGACCCGATTCGTGTCGAGGTTGGACAGACCGCACGAGTGACGTTGCGATTGCGGAATCTGTCACGCATGCCGACCGGCACCATGATGCTCGAAGACCGGATTCCGTACACGTTGGGTGAGCGTCCTCGACTGGTGTTGGAACGCCTGCTGGGGGGCGGCACCAGCGCGGTGTCCTATTCGGTGAGAGCCGAGCAACGCGGACAGTACGACATCGGCCCGCTGATCATCGGTCTGACCGACCCGTTCGGACTCATCGAGATGACCCGGACCTACCCCAGCAGCGACCACCTCACCGTCATTCCCCGAATCACGGCGCTGCCGGCGATCCGGCTGCCCGGCGAGTACGCGGGCAACGGCGACAACCGCTCCCGCGCCGTGGCGGTGCACGGTGAGGACGACGCCGCGACCCGCGAGTACCGGCACGGCGATGATTTGCGGCGAGTCCACTGGAAGTCCACCGCCCGCACCGGTGAGCTCATGGTCCGGCGCGAGGAACAGCCGTGGGATTCACGCGCCACCATCGCCATGGACCTGCGCACGGCCGGGTTCCGGGGCGAAGGGCCGTCCTCCTCCTTCGAATGGGCGGTCGGCGCCACCGCGAGCGTCGCCAACCACCTGCGGATGGGCGGATACCAACTGCGTATGGTGTCCGAATCGGTCGATCTAGCCGCGGATGCCACCGGACAGGGAACCGTTTTGGATCATCTGGCGGCGGTCAACAGTCGCCGCAACGGTTCCATCACCGCGATGGTCGAACGACTGCGCCGCGGAGACCACGGTGGACTGATTCTCGGCGTGTTCGGTCTCATGAACGACGAAGAGGCACTTCAGGTAGCGGCGTTGCGCGCCACCGGTTCGGCCTGCATAGCGATCCTCATCGACTCCAGCACCTGGATGCAGTTGCCCGAGGAGGCTCGCACCGAAGCCGACCAGGCATTCCAGCGCACCATGTTGGCCCTGCTGCGGGCGGGCTGGCGTGTCATCCCCATCCGATTCGGCGACCGTCTCGATCACCTGTGGCGCAGCCTGGCCACCGGCCCGCAGGGCTTCAGCTCCCGGGCGGCAATGGCCGAGACGGTATCTGGAGGTCCACGGTGACACAACGACGGACCACACCGATCGTGGCCGGGTTCTCCCTGATCCTGGCCACCGCACCTTTGGTCGTGATCTTCAAAGGCCTGTTCGAATGGTTCGGGCCGATGTTGCTGACGGTCGCGGTGATCGTCGGCGCCGCCCAGGGAATGCGTGCGTTGCGACGTGGAACCCTCATACAGTCCCTGGCGATGTTGACGGCGTTTCTGCTCGTGACGACCCTGCTGTTCCGCAGCGGGGGAGAATATCTGGGTTTCCTGCCCAGCCCCGCGACCTTCGCGCACTTCGCCCGGCTGGCTCAACTCGCCGGCACCGATGTGTCCGACCAGGCGATACCCGTAGACGCCACCGACGGTCTGGTGTTCCTTCTGGTCACCTGCATCGGGGCATTGGCGATCATCACCGACCTCATCGTCTCGACGTTCAACAGTGCGGCCGTCGTGGGACTTCCGCTGCTGACGTTGTACGTCGCGGCGGTCGCCATCAGCCCGGTCGGAGTCCCGTGGTTGCTGTTCATTCCGGGCGCGGTCGGGTACGTGTGGCTGCTCATGACCGACAACGTGGAACGAGTACGCCGATACGGGCGGCGGTTCTCCGGCGACGGCCGCGGCATCGACCGGTGGGAGCCGTCCCCGTTGGCGACGACGGGACGGTGGCTCGCGCTGATCGCGATTCCGGTGGCGCTGATCATTCCGTCGCTGCTGCCGGGCATGGACTCCGGGCTGCTCGCGATGTTCTACAACTCCGGTGGCCCAGGCGGATCCGGCGACGGTCCGGGCGGCAACCCGAGTCGGGTCGACCCGGTGGCCGCCCTTCAGGGGGCCCTCGACGCCGGCGCAACCACCGAGATGGGGACCGTGACGACGGACAATCCCAATCCCGGCAACATGAAGATGTGGGTCGCCTCGACACTGACCGAGCAGGGTTTCCAAGCCAGTATCACCCCATCGGCGAACGCGGGGCCCATCGGTGAGGGGATTCCACCGCCAACCGTCGCGGAGAACGTGGAGTCGATGGAGTGGACCGCGACCTTCACCGCCTCCGGCCTGGCCGACTACGCGCTCCCTCTGTACGGCTACCCGACGCAGATCGAGGCGGAGGGCGACTGGGTCTACGATCCGCTGACCGGCACCGTCAGCTCCGTCAGTCGATCCACCGCGGGACTGTCCTTCACATACACCTATGTGGATTATGAGTACACCGTGGAGCAACTGCGCGCCGCGGCCGAGCTCTCGGACCTGTCGCAGATCTATCGGGACAACACCTCGGTGCCCGACAATCCCTATGTCGCCGACCTCGTCGAGGAACTGACCGCCGGTTTGACCAGTCCGTACGACAAGGTCATGGCGATCCACGACCACTTCTCCCGGGACAACGGATTCAGCTACGAGCTATCCACTGAGGATGGGTGGAGCGGCAGCGCCATCGTCGACTTCCTGGAGAACAAATCCGGCTTCTGTCAGCAGTACGCCGGAGCCATGGCCTGGATGGTGCGACAGGCCGACATCCCCGCACGGGTCGCGATCGGAATGACCCGAGGCAACGTGGTCCGCGAAGGCTTTCGGGTCACGAACTTCAACTTCCACTCCTGGGTGGAGGTCTACTTCGACGGCCTGGGCTGGGTTCCGTTCGACCCCACCCCGGCCAGCAGCGTTCGGACACCCACCGAATACGAATGGGCACCCGATCCGGACCGGGCCGGCAACTCGACGCCCGGGGAAAACCCCAACGACCCGGCAAACCCGGACGATCCCGACGCCGAAACCGGCCCCCAGGACGAATCGGACCCCAACGGCCAGGCAGCTCAGGCGATAACCTTCGACGCCTACATCCCACCCCCCACCTGGCCCATGTGGGTCGCAGTGGGCATGGCGGGAGTCGGGGTCCTGTTGATACCCGCCGCAGCTCGCTCCCAGCGGCGCCGACGGCGGCTGTCGGTCTCCCCCGATCAACCGCAAGACGCCACCGACAACGCGTGGCGGGAACTGACCGACACCGTCATCGACCTGGGCATACCACTCGACCCATCACGATCACCACGTGCCACGGCCGCACACCTCGTCGAGGCCGCGAACCTCACCGACACGCCTCGTGCCGCAGTCGAGCATCTGGCCGCAGCCGAGGAACGGTCCAGGTACGCACCGCGGCCGCCGACCGGTATGACGTTGCCGTTGGCATACCGCGTCGCGCGGGTCGGACTGTACCGATCGGTGAAGCCGCTGGCCAGATTGCGTGCCGACCTCGCTCCGGTGACCCTGCTGTCCTCGTGGCGACGTGGAGTGAGGTCCGCCGTCGAGGCGGTGTCGCTTGGCATGATCCGGCTGCGTCTGCTGCTGACGCGGCGACATCGCCGATCCGACCTCGCCGGCCCAACCCCATAAGGTCACAGACTCCCCGACGTCCACTATGGCGTCGGGGAGTCTCGTTGCGCTCCAAGAGACGTCGCACTTCACGAGACACTGCGGCACAGGAGACTGCGGGCTCAGGAGACTGCGGCTCACGAAACGTCGCACCTCAGAAGATGTTGCACCTCAAGATACGGTGAACCGCCCCGGCGACTAAGCGCCGGGGCGGTTCACCGGTACATGTCCAGGGTCACGCGAGCGGTCGACCGGTCGCGTGAACCGATCTGATTACTGCCAACCGTTGCCTCGACGACGACGCCAGCGTTCTTCGAGGCGGTCCCCCAAACCGCCACTTCGACCGGCTGACGGGCGGCGACCGGGCTTACCGGTACGACGGGTGGCTTTGCCTCCCACCGCTGAAAGCTCACCGGCGCTGGCTTTGCGCTGCGTCTGCAACGCGAACCCCATACCAGCGAACATCACCACCGCACCCGCGAAACTGAGCCACCGCTGGGTCATCAAACCGATCACCAACATGGCGATTCCGGCGAAGACGATCAAGCCAGCGACGACCATACGGCGTCGGCCACGGTGACGAGGATCGTGTGATCGCACCGCCGACGCGAACTTGGGGTCGTCAGCGAGCGATTGTTCGATCTCGTCGAACACTCGTTGTTCATGTTCGGAGAGCGGCACGGCACTCCTCCTGCGGTCATACGGCTGCGGATACAACCGGGCTTCCCGACAAGTCTACGGTTTGATAGACGCGGCTGGAAGCTGGTTCACCCACCAATTTACCTCCGAGTATCCCCTCCACCTGCGGGGTGTACCAATGGGGCGAATGGCCCCTGATTTCCGACTCCTCAGCGGCGCCGATCCGACACCGACGGCCCCACAGGTCACACCGCCGCCACGTGACACCCCACATGGTGCGATGCACTCACGAACGTCGATGGCCGCGCCGCTGGTCATCCACCGGCACTTGACGGCCAGACGTCACCGGGGGCGACAGCCGTCTCAGCGATGATTATCAGCGGCATCGACTCGGTTGCGGGCGGGCTTACGCCGGTCGGTCGACAACGCGAACACCGCGCTAATCGTCCACCTCCCCCAAGGCGCGCGGGTTCGTCTTACCGTGGCGTCGTTCACCAATCCGGCGGTGCTCGGGATCGAGCAGGCTGGCCGGACGGACCACGCCACCACCGAACCGTTCCGACAGATCATCGACGGTTCGTTCCAACTCCCGCCAGCCCTGCTCCGGCTCCCCCAACCGGGGTTGGTACAGGTCACCGCCCGCACCGAGCCCCTCCAACCGGACCCCGATGAGTCGTACCGGCGCCGTCACGTTGGCCCGCACCAGGTCCGCCGCCACGGCGTAGACCTCGTGGGCGAGATCGGTGGGCACGGTCAGCGTGCGAGAACGGTTACGGGTGCTGAAGTCACCGGATCGGATCTTCACCGCCACGGTGCGACCGGTCAACCCGGCACGACGGGCTCGCGCGGCGACCTTGTGAGACAGCGCCAGCACCGCTTTCGCGAGCTCGGCGGGATCGGCGATGTTCTGATCGAAGGTGACCTCGGCGCTGATGGACTTCTCCTCACGGGTGGTCTCCACCTTGCGCGCGTCTCGTCCCCAGGCCAGCGAGTGAAGGTGATCGGCGGCGGCCCTGCCCACCGCGCTACGCAGCCGAGCGGTCGGCATCGCCGCGATGTCCCCCACGGTCTTCAATCCCAGTCTCGCCAAGGTTTCGGCGGTCTTCTCCCCCACACCCCACAACGCCGAAACCGGAAGCGGGTGCAGGAAATCGAGCACCTTGCCGGCGGGCACCACGGCCAAACCGTCGGGTTTGGCCTGTGTTGACGCCAGTTTCGCCACGAACTTCGTCGAGGCGACCCCGACGGTGCAGGTGATGTCGTGATCGGCGGCGACCCTGGCGCGAATCTCGGCGGCGATGGCGCGCGCCGACCCGAACAACCGACGCGAACCGGTGACATCGAGGAACGCCTCATCCACCGACAGCGGTTCCACCAGCGGCGTGAACTCGCCGAACATGGCCATGACGGCTTTGGAGACCCGGCTGTACTCGGAGAACGTCGGCGACAGGTAGACCCCGTGTGGACAGCGCCTTCGAGCCAGCGCGATGGGCATCGCGCTGTTGACACCGAACCGACGGGCCTCGTAACTGGCCGCGGAGACCACACCACGGTTGCCCAGCCCGCCCACGATCACCGGTTTCCCGCGCAGCGTCGGGTCACGGGCGATCTCGACGGAGGCGAAGAACGCGTCCATGTCGATGTGCAGAATGTCGCAGCCGGAATCGTCCAGGTCGGGGCCGAACGCGTCCGACGCGCGCGCCGACGGCGCGGTGCGTCCCACTGGTCCTCCCGTCTGTCAGCTGGTTGACGACCAAACGTGAGGCTACCCATCGGCTACGACATCGCCGCGCCGCCGCGAGGTTTCATCGGCGAGTCCTCCGGTACTAATCACCCCGGGTGATCCACAGCGGGATCGCCATCTCCGCTTCACTGAGGGCCCCATGGGTTCCCACCAACCGATCGACATGCGGCGCGTCGGACTCCGGCGCCCCAAGGATGACCGTGTCCCCGGTACAGACCGCGATGACGTCCCCGATACGAGCCAGGTGATCGGGTGATACCGGACCGAACCAATCCGACGCCACCGCCTCGGTGCGAGTGAGCACCCAGGCCCGATCGCCCAGAAACGTTCGCCAGGTCTCGGCGACTTCGGCGGCGGCCCCCGGTTCGGTGTAGATGTACCTGGCGCGAGGTTCACCACCGATCACTCGGACCCGGTCACGCAGCCGGGGCTCCTCCTCGATCCGAACGCGTGAACCGATGTCGAGCATCCCGTGATCGGCGGTGACCAGGACCGCGGTATCGGGACCGGCGGCGGTCAAGTCGGTGAGCAGCCGATCCACGTGTGCGACCTCCGCGTGCCACTGTGGCGAGCCCACGCCGTGTAGATGGCCCGCCCGGTCCACGCCCGGGTAGTAGGTCAACACCAGGCTCGGCCCCGGCCGCGCCAGGGCGCGGCGGACGCCGTCGACCAGTTCCGACGGTTCCCGGGCCGATTCGTGAATGGAGCCTCGATAGGCGGCCTTGCTCAACCCGGAACTGAACCCGTCGACCACGTATCCCGCCACGCCGCCGGCGGTGGCCCGCTCGAAACAGGTGGCTCTCGGTTGCCAGCTTCGCGGGTCGGGGTCGTCGTCCCACAGGATGTGCACCAGCATCCGATCGGTTCCCGGAACGTTCACGGTGAACCCGACGACACCGTGTTCTCCAGGCGTCGCCCCGGTTCCCAGACTGGTCAGACTCGTCGGTGTCGTGGAGGGGAATCCGGTGGTCAGTCGACGCAGCTGCCCGCGACCGCCCGACCAGGCGTCGGCGAGCACCGGCGAGGTCTCGGCCGCCTCCGGGTACAGGTGGTAGCCCAACCCGTCGACCAACACGACGACGACGTGCTCGACACCGGTCAGGGCTGAGGCGAGCCCGAGGGTGTCGGGCTCCCCGGGAACCGACAGTACTGAAAGGATGGACGGCAGCAGATCACTCAGCGACGCCGATCGGTATTGCGGTGTGGTCGGACGCAGCAAGTCGGATTCTGACCCCATGGCGCTGACATTACGGGCGCGCGGTTAACGGGTCAACGCTGAACCGCGAGTGTTACCCGAACACGTCGTCGGCCGAGAGCGCCGTCAGGGCGCGGCGAAACCACCGCTCCAACTGCACCGAATCCGTCGACTCCTCAACCAACCGACGCCGCGTCGGTGACAACCTCACACCCCGAGACTCCAACGTCACCAACAACATCCGAGCCATGGCGACGACCTCGCCCCGGGCTTCGCCCCGGGCCTCCCCTAGGGCCTCGCCCTCAGCACGAATACGATCGGTGAACTCGCTGTGGTACGGCTTCGTCACGGTGGCCATGAGTCCCTCCAGATAGATTTTGGCCGCCGGCCGCAAGCAGGCCCAATGCCAGTTCTGTGTAGGTCCACGACTCCCTTGTTATTGCGCTGCATCGCAAAATATTGCACTGTGGACTGGAGCAGACCGGTCGTCGCGCCGAGGGCGTCGCCTGAGTACAAGCGGTCACGTGCAGTTCGTCGGCCCCGACCCGGTTGCCACCGCATCGAGGATCGTCGCCGCCCGCTCTCCCGACACCGCCCGGCCCATGTAGTCGTCGCAGTAGGTGAACGGCAGGACGACCGTGCCGTACTGCTCGATCGGCAACAAAGCCGCCACTGTGAACGCGTGTTCGCCGCCGGGTTGCAAGATCACGGTTTGGTGAGAACCGTTGGCGGCGTATTCGAGCGCGACCTGCCAGGTGCAGGACCGTTCGGCGGCGTGAGCGAAGAACCGGATCACATGTTGCTCTCCGGTATTCAGCGTGACGTTCATGTCGTCGCCGTAGTCGGCGAACGACGCCATGGTAGCGTCCGGATCGGGATCACTGAGGAGGTACCAATCCTCCGGAAACACCTTGAAATCGGGGGCGAACCCGTCGATGGTGATGCCGAGACTGGTCGGTTCCCCCTCAC
Proteins encoded:
- a CDS encoding DUF3040 domain-containing protein, with the translated sequence MPLSEHEQRVFDEIEQSLADDPKFASAVRSHDPRHRGRRRMVVAGLIVFAGIAMLVIGLMTQRWLSFAGAVVMFAGMGFALQTQRKASAGELSAVGGKATRRTGKPGRRPSAGRSGGLGDRLEERWRRRRGNGWQ
- a CDS encoding alkaline phosphatase family protein, producing the protein MGSESDLLRPTTPQYRSASLSDLLPSILSVLSVPGEPDTLGLASALTGVEHVVVVLVDGLGYHLYPEAAETSPVLADAWSGGRGQLRRLTTGFPSTTPTSLTSLGTGATPGEHGVVGFTVNVPGTDRMLVHILWDDDPDPRSWQPRATCFERATAGGVAGYVVDGFSSGLSKAAYRGSIHESAREPSELVDGVRRALARPGPSLVLTYYPGVDRAGHLHGVGSPQWHAEVAHVDRLLTDLTAAGPDTAVLVTADHGMLDIGSRVRIEEEPRLRDRVRVIGGEPRARYIYTEPGAAAEVAETWRTFLGDRAWVLTRTEAVASDWFGPVSPDHLARIGDVIAVCTGDTVILGAPESDAPHVDRLVGTHGALSEAEMAIPLWITRGD
- a CDS encoding transglutaminaseTgpA domain-containing protein — protein: MTQRRTTPIVAGFSLILATAPLVVIFKGLFEWFGPMLLTVAVIVGAAQGMRALRRGTLIQSLAMLTAFLLVTTLLFRSGGEYLGFLPSPATFAHFARLAQLAGTDVSDQAIPVDATDGLVFLLVTCIGALAIITDLIVSTFNSAAVVGLPLLTLYVAAVAISPVGVPWLLFIPGAVGYVWLLMTDNVERVRRYGRRFSGDGRGIDRWEPSPLATTGRWLALIAIPVALIIPSLLPGMDSGLLAMFYNSGGPGGSGDGPGGNPSRVDPVAALQGALDAGATTEMGTVTTDNPNPGNMKMWVASTLTEQGFQASITPSANAGPIGEGIPPPTVAENVESMEWTATFTASGLADYALPLYGYPTQIEAEGDWVYDPLTGTVSSVSRSTAGLSFTYTYVDYEYTVEQLRAAAELSDLSQIYRDNTSVPDNPYVADLVEELTAGLTSPYDKVMAIHDHFSRDNGFSYELSTEDGWSGSAIVDFLENKSGFCQQYAGAMAWMVRQADIPARVAIGMTRGNVVREGFRVTNFNFHSWVEVYFDGLGWVPFDPTPASSVRTPTEYEWAPDPDRAGNSTPGENPNDPANPDDPDAETGPQDESDPNGQAAQAITFDAYIPPPTWPMWVAVGMAGVGVLLIPAAARSQRRRRRLSVSPDQPQDATDNAWRELTDTVIDLGIPLDPSRSPRATAAHLVEAANLTDTPRAAVEHLAAAEERSRYAPRPPTGMTLPLAYRVARVGLYRSVKPLARLRADLAPVTLLSSWRRGVRSAVEAVSLGMIRLRLLLTRRHRRSDLAGPTP
- a CDS encoding DUF58 domain-containing protein; protein product: MGEAFRGLTIRGKALLTVGVTLALLALLLGEKDLLRVAILIGILPILAATVLARSRYQIVASRTLDPIRVEVGQTARVTLRLRNLSRMPTGTMMLEDRIPYTLGERPRLVLERLLGGGTSAVSYSVRAEQRGQYDIGPLIIGLTDPFGLIEMTRTYPSSDHLTVIPRITALPAIRLPGEYAGNGDNRSRAVAVHGEDDAATREYRHGDDLRRVHWKSTARTGELMVRREEQPWDSRATIAMDLRTAGFRGEGPSSSFEWAVGATASVANHLRMGGYQLRMVSESVDLAADATGQGTVLDHLAAVNSRRNGSITAMVERLRRGDHGGLILGVFGLMNDEEALQVAALRATGSACIAILIDSSTWMQLPEEARTEADQAFQRTMLALLRAGWRVIPIRFGDRLDHLWRSLATGPQGFSSRAAMAETVSGGPR
- a CDS encoding DNA polymerase IV translates to MGRTAPSARASDAFGPDLDDSGCDILHIDMDAFFASVEIARDPTLRGKPVIVGGLGNRGVVSAASYEARRFGVNSAMPIALARRRCPHGVYLSPTFSEYSRVSKAVMAMFGEFTPLVEPLSVDEAFLDVTGSRRLFGSARAIAAEIRARVAADHDITCTVGVASTKFVAKLASTQAKPDGLAVVPAGKVLDFLHPLPVSALWGVGEKTAETLARLGLKTVGDIAAMPTARLRSAVGRAAADHLHSLAWGRDARKVETTREEKSISAEVTFDQNIADPAELAKAVLALSHKVAARARRAGLTGRTVAVKIRSGDFSTRNRSRTLTVPTDLAHEVYAVAADLVRANVTAPVRLIGVRLEGLGAGGDLYQPRLGEPEQGWRELERTVDDLSERFGGGVVRPASLLDPEHRRIGERRHGKTNPRALGEVDD